From Gemmatimonadota bacterium:
CGACATCCTATAAAAAGCCGCGGCCTACTTTGCCAAGGAGTCGATGTGAAGTTCGGCTTCGTCGCAAAACATCGAGGAATCTGGCCGGTGGAGGTGCAGTGCGAGGCGCTCGGGGTCTCGCGGAGTGGGTTTTATGCCTGGTGTGATCGTCCCCTCAGCCCACGCGCCCGGACGGACGCCGCGCTACTGTCAACGCCGATTGAAAATGGGACACTCCCACCGATTGAAAATGGGACACGGGGTGGGGGGCTAGCCCGGCAGGTCAGCCATGGGATCGGGGCGACGTCCGCGTCGCTCGGGGGGTGAGGAGGGGGTGGGAGGCGGCGGGACGTGCAGCCGCCGGGCGAGTTCGGCGTGTTGCCGCAGCCGATAGCTGTTTCCGCGGATGTTGACGATGTGACAGTGGTGCACGAGCCGGTCGATGAGCGCCGCGGCCATGACCTCGTCGCCGAAGATCTCGCCCCAGTCCTCGAAGCCCTTGTTGCTGGTGAGGATGGTGGAGGCGCGCTCGTAGCGCCGCGCGAGGAGTTGGAAGAAGAGCATCGCCCCGGTGCGGGTGATGGGCAGGTAGCCGATCTCGTCGATCACCATCAGGCTGGGGAAGACGAGCGTCCGCAGGCGCTGCGGTAGGCGCCCCGCGGCCTGCGCATCTTCCAGGGCATGCAGCAGATCGGCCAGCGTGGTGAAGTAGACCCGTCGGCCGTGCTCGGCGGCGCGCACGGCGAGTGACAGCGCGAGGTGCGTCTTGCCCACACCGGGCGGTCCGAGGAAGACGACGTTCTCCTTCCGCTCGAGGAAGCCTAACGTATGCAGGCTCTCGAGCTGCTCGCGTTTGACCGACGGCTGGAAGGTGAAGTCGAAGTCGGCGAGCGTCTTGATCACGGGGAGGCGCGCGGCCCGCATCGCCGTCTGGAGCCGCCGGGCGTTGCGCAGGTCGATGTGGGCGCCCAGGAGCCGCGTTATGGCCTCGCCCCCCGCGAGTTCGCCGGCATCGCAGCGCCGGAGGATGTCGTCCACCGCCTCGAGCGCCCCGGGCATCTTGAGGTCGGCGAGCTGCGTGCGGAGCTGCTCGCGAACCGAGGGGGCCGTCGTGGCCAGCCGGGCGGCGCTCATGAGGCACCCCCGACGCCTAACGCCGCGTAATCCTGCAGCGACCGCCGCTCGACGACCACGCTGGGCACGGGCGACGCCGCGAGGGGAGCGTCGCGTCGGGCGGGCAGCGCGACCAGCCCGGTGCGATAGGGACTCGTGGGCAGCGGCTGCAACGTCGGCTGCTCGACGGTCGCGAACCGCTCGGCGGGTACCCACCCCGTCGTGCCATGCACGCGGACATTGGCGACCGTGTCGAGCCAGGTGAGGACCTGCGCGTTGAGATCCGCATCGCTCACGAACGTGCGGCCGTAGAGGAAGCTCTCGCGCAGGTAGCGGATCGGCCGCTCGACCTTGCCCTTGGTCTGGGCGCGGTACGGGCGGCAGACCTTCACGCGAGCGCCGTAGTGCCGGGCGAAGCGCGCGAGCTCGAGATTCGTCACGAGGCCGCCGCCCGTGAGACGATCATCGCGCGTGAGCACACTCCGCATCTGGTCGAACAACAGCTCACGCGGCACGCCGCCCCAACTCGCGAAGCAGGCCGACAAGCCATGCTCCAGCGCCCGGAGATCCTGCCGCGGATAGAACTGCACCCACAAGAGCCGCGAGTGGCCCAGCACGACGACGAGCGCGTAGCGCACGCCCCAAGGCAAGCGACAGTGCGCGAAGTCGACCTGCGCCTGGTGCCCCGGCACCGTCTCGAAGCGCACGGGCGGCGGTGGAGGCAGCCGGAGCCCCGCGACAAAGACGCGGAGCTGCGAGATCCCCCCGGTGTAGCCGGCGGCCCGGCACTCGGCGAAGAGACGCGTGGCGCTCAGGTCGGGGTACTCCGCGAGCCGGGACTGAATCAACGCCGTGAACGCCGCGAGCTTGGGGACGATCCGGGGGCGCGAGCGGTAGCGCGCCTGGATGACGGCGAGCGGCTCCTCCTGGAGCCCCTGTTTGAGCCAGCGGTACATCGTGCTCTTCCCAACACCGGCCCGCCGGGCCGCCTCGAGGCGATCTCCTCCGGCCTCGGCCAGCAACTGCGATAAGCGCATACGCGTGGACGCTCCATGCATGTCGGGCTCTCAGTGGCCGAAAGCCCGAAGGTCGACGAACGGGACCCGGCCGCTAGACGCGGCCGGCGGAGTCGTGTCCCATTTTCAGTCGGTGGAGTGTCCAGTATTCAATCGGCGGCAACACGCAGCGCCGTGCGCGCCCGACGGACACCGGGGAGCGTCCCACACACCAGGTGGCGCCGAACACGCTCGACCGCGACTTCACCGCCGCGGCGCCCAATCAGAAATGGGTGGCCGACTTCACGTATGTCTGGACGCACGAGGGATGGCTCTACGTGGCGGTCGTCCTGGATCTCTTTTCGCGCCGCGTCGTGGGCTGGGCGATGCAGACGGCGATGACGGCGCAGCTCGTGACCGACGCCTTGCTGATGGCCGTCTGGCGTCGTGGGCCTAGCGGCGCGATGCTGCACCACTCGGACCAAGGGAGTCAATACACGAGTGAGTCGTTCCAGCGGCTGCTCACATCCCTAGGCATCACCTGCAGCATGAGCCGCTCCGGCAATGTCTGGGACAACGCCGTCATGGAGAGCTTCTTCTCCACCTTGAAGATCGAACGGTGCCATCGGCAACCGTACTGTACCCGGGACGATGCGCGTGCCGACATCTTCGACTACATCGAACGCTTCTACAATCTCACGCGGAGGCACTCCTCGCTGGGCAATCAGAGCCCCATCGACTTCGAACGACTGCAGGCAGTAGCTTAACTCGCCGTCCACCGGACCCGGGACAGCTCATAGAGCGCTCGGCCGACTAGTGACCGACGCCGCCACGGCCATGCGAGCCGTCGGCGCACACCACGCTGCTCAGATTTCACATGGCGCGCCACGAGCAGGATGCGACAGATGTGCGACAGACTCGGGTGATACATGGGCCCGCGGTCGCAATCCGCATCGCCAACGAGCCAAGCCTTCCGTCGCACCCGATTGTACCGCACCGGGTGAACCGCCCGATCACGCCCTGCCGCATCAATCGACCCATTGGCAAAACCGCGCAGATGGGCTTGACTCCATTCGCTTCGCGATGGGTAGCGACGCCGCCAGCACGTCGGTCGGAGAACTCCGGGGCGTTTTCATCGCGACGCAACCCTACCCGTCTTCCGCCTTCAATGCCTCGTAGCAGTCGCGCCGGACTCCATACACCGGCCTCCTGTGCGCGCGCTCGAGCGCGTTCGCCGTTCGACGCTCGCGCATGCAAGCACGCGCTTTACCGTCGTCTCACCGGGAGCCGCGAGCGCGTCGATCCATGCGCGTCGAAATCGCACGGGCAAGGTTGTCAGTTGTTGAACAGCCTCACATCGTCTCGGAGTCGCCTCGCCCCTTTGCCGCGCCATGGTCCATTCTGGCAGTGCGTCGAAGGCGCGCACGACCACTTGGCATTGCCGATGCGACTCAAACGATACACGGCGTGCATGGCCTGCGGATTGATTGCCGGATACACGACCACGCGCAGCTCGCGTCCGGTTCAGGTCAGTTGCGCAGCGACTCTGAGCGCCGTCTCGTCATCAGGTGCGGCGACTTCCGGATCGAGTACCACAGCGATCACATCGCTCCCCATCGACGAAATCGCCGAACCGAGCTGCCAGCAATGCTCGGCCATGCGCTCGTAGCGTACCTTCGCTCGGTCGGGCGAGGCATCGCCGAGGCCGGCGGTAAACCGCACGACATTTCGCTGACGGTCGCTTCGTCCGCAAGAACGAGAACTACCCCCCAACGTTCCCATTCATCCCTCTTCCATTCCGAGAAGTCCCCTGTCGTCCGTTCGATGGGCTGGCCGAGCGCCGACGGCGGGCGAACGGTTCAACCCACCAACGATGCGAGAATTCAGAGAATGACCGATGCTGTCAAGTCAGGGAATGCGCGCACGCAATCGTCGGTCGCCACGCGGGCGACCTCGCATCCGGCTCGCGCGTCGCGCGGTCGCCATGCTTGGGATGGCCGATGCGCTCGATCATTGATGCGGAAACGGTCGCTTGCATCAGTTCGGCGAGCGGACGGGTGCTCGGATACCGCGCTCGTCAGCTGCTCGAGCGCACCGTACCGACCGTCGCTGTCTCGCGTTCGTGTTGACTTGCCGCCTTCGTGCTCTTGCGTCGTGGTATGGCTCGCAGAAGCCTCGTCGACAGCGAGCGCCTGGACGTCCTCCTTGTCGCACTTTCGTGACCGTCTGTCGCATTCGCGCACCTGTCTCGTGGCCTTGTGGGCGCGACTGTCGTCGGCGACGAGCGCGGCTTCCTCGGACTGTCTGGGCCGCGGGTCGCTCGTGGCGTAATGCAGGTCACCTTTCTCGAAGGGGAGGATTGCGATTATGAAACGCAAGCTATGGGTCGTTCATTGGCGCGCTCGTCGGAGGTATCGCTGCGCTCGGCGCGGATGCCCGGGCGGCCACCGCGGTGTATGCCTGCCCGGAGATCGCGCCGACCTTCTGCACTACGATCGACCTCTCGGACATCTGCGGCCCATGCTGTACGGTCACACTCGCGGGCTACAATTGATCGAGTGACTTCGCACGCGAGCGAAGTCCGTGGACACCGTCATCCCGATGATCTCCAACGGTACCGTCCATTGGTCTCGCTCGCGTGCATCGCGGTCCATCGCCGCCGTGCTCGCGAGTTGTTCTTGGCGTTCTCATTTCGCGCTGGTGTTTTTATTCATAAGGAAGCACAGTTCGAGGAGTCGCTGCGGTCATTCGTACATCGCCATCCGGGAAGATCCTACCGTACGGTGCTTTTCCTGTCGGTTCATGATTGCACCAACTACCTGTGGTTTTGCGATGCTTCTACGGCGGAAGTTGCCGCCCGATGACTTCGCCTCGCCGGTGATTGTCGTCGTGTTCTCCGAGCCGGGTTAATTGCTGAGCGGACCCCCGACGCGCCCTCTCTGTAATCATCGATGCTGGCTCTTGTCGTCCTACCGATGAAGCGCCCGCGACGCATGCCAGGTATTCCCTCAGTGTCGTCACTTTCCCACACTCCTGCTGCTGGACCGAAAAGGAACTCAGCTAGCCGGAATACTCCATTCGTCCATCCGTCCGTGACATGTACGGAGTCGTCGCCGCGGTCCTCGCGCTCTCCGCGATACCTCGAGCTAATCATGCAGCCATCGCTTGCGCAAACGACATTGGGGAAGGTCCTACCTGCGACCTTTGCTCCTATTGTCTCCGTCACCACCTTCGCGCCAGCCGCCAAGGAACAGCTCCCGTCTCGATCCTTCGCCGGACGCTGATCGCGCTACGCTCGTTCTCGCGACACGCCCA
This genomic window contains:
- a CDS encoding ATP-binding protein, with amino-acid sequence MSAARLATTAPSVREQLRTQLADLKMPGALEAVDDILRRCDAGELAGGEAITRLLGAHIDLRNARRLQTAMRAARLPVIKTLADFDFTFQPSVKREQLESLHTLGFLERKENVVFLGPPGVGKTHLALSLAVRAAEHGRRVYFTTLADLLHALEDAQAAGRLPQRLRTLVFPSLMVIDEIGYLPITRTGAMLFFQLLARRYERASTILTSNKGFEDWGEIFGDEVMAAALIDRLVHHCHIVNIRGNSYRLRQHAELARRLHVPPPPTPSSPPERRGRRPDPMADLPG
- a CDS encoding IS21 family transposase — encoded protein: MRLSQLLAEAGGDRLEAARRAGVGKSTMYRWLKQGLQEEPLAVIQARYRSRPRIVPKLAAFTALIQSRLAEYPDLSATRLFAECRAAGYTGGISQLRVFVAGLRLPPPPPVRFETVPGHQAQVDFAHCRLPWGVRYALVVVLGHSRLLWVQFYPRQDLRALEHGLSACFASWGGVPRELLFDQMRSVLTRDDRLTGGGLVTNLELARFARHYGARVKVCRPYRAQTKGKVERPIRYLRESFLYGRTFVSDADLNAQVLTWLDTVANVRVHGTTGWVPAERFATVEQPTLQPLPTSPYRTGLVALPARRDAPLAASPVPSVVVERRSLQDYAALGVGGAS